From the genome of Tautonia marina, one region includes:
- a CDS encoding alpha/beta fold hydrolase, with amino-acid sequence MKTNGRHFFNMPLALRSYRRSNPLVLVNGLAEQSESWFANRHSWSRHFDVKVPELLVYDGDDLHRHIEAGGEVTINYLTDRLARYLDEFVQKPPYDLVGSSLGGQILLTYAARYPEKVTKLVLICPSGLHGEENLPIMDGVRRSDYDSLVRSVFFKTQFAGDELVEAIEQKFQDRRWKKGVLRTLRGTVGHSVGNLLSQVPHPTLLIWGQDDRIIADIPGSIRAADSMPQSRQIVIPRCGHAPQIERAGLVNKLVIRFLKNRLGSIPPTLSARRVLKKPRGVTPL; translated from the coding sequence ATGAAGACGAACGGGCGCCATTTCTTCAATATGCCCCTGGCTCTCCGGAGCTATCGGCGTTCCAATCCCCTTGTCCTGGTCAATGGGCTTGCCGAGCAATCCGAGAGCTGGTTTGCCAACCGGCATTCCTGGTCACGTCATTTCGACGTGAAAGTTCCCGAATTGCTCGTCTATGACGGGGACGATCTCCATCGCCATATCGAGGCGGGTGGCGAGGTCACGATCAACTACCTCACCGATCGGCTTGCTCGATACCTCGACGAGTTTGTCCAGAAGCCACCGTACGACCTGGTCGGATCGAGCCTCGGCGGTCAGATTCTGCTGACCTACGCCGCTCGGTATCCGGAGAAGGTGACGAAACTGGTTCTGATCTGCCCCTCCGGTCTGCACGGCGAGGAGAACTTGCCGATCATGGACGGAGTGCGTCGAAGCGATTACGACTCCCTCGTCCGCTCGGTTTTCTTTAAAACCCAGTTTGCCGGAGACGAGCTGGTCGAGGCCATTGAGCAGAAGTTTCAGGATCGGCGGTGGAAGAAAGGGGTGCTGCGGACCCTTCGAGGAACGGTTGGCCACTCGGTTGGCAACCTGTTAAGTCAGGTCCCACACCCAACACTCTTGATTTGGGGGCAGGACGACCGGATCATCGCCGACATTCCCGGTTCGATTCGAGCGGCCGACAGCATGCCGCAGTCCCGACAGATTGTCATTCCGCGATGCGGTCATGCCCCTCAGATCGAGCGGGCGGGGCTGGTCAATAAACTGGTCATCCGATTCCTCAAGAACCGGCTCGGCTCCATT